From the genome of Triticum aestivum cultivar Chinese Spring chromosome 3B, IWGSC CS RefSeq v2.1, whole genome shotgun sequence, one region includes:
- the LOC123068883 gene encoding receptor-like serine/threonine-protein kinase ALE2 isoform X2 codes for MRRLACALVLLLASLLGSTGTDLAPAPAVGNSPVDQGQASSPPGPSSALGPVTLPAAPPSSSANPPLQKGAVSPAVPAEPQAAPAPVAPPKGYNAPPPVESAPPPVVSASPPAESAPPPVVSVSPPVEPAPPPAVTEGVPPAAAPPPQAAAGNPAPILPGSPALLPSVQAPTPSVAVKPNLPLAPPASLPSVQAPTPSVAVKPNVPLAPPPSIPSVQAPAPSVALKPNVPLVPPPSLSTVQAPTPSVAVKPNVPLAPPPSVNNQPVRPIGSGNDVPPYPPPEGIFRAVPPSTSVPPEHVKPPIAPPIIAHAPQQQAQAPNAEHNNGNTVPPANTSPPASGKNHDIRPAPPPKEPNTALVHKSPTRGFVPAASPLPHNTNMPTLPRNASTVPHAQPPSLGVAPKPAPTSRSHPPTPTKGERPSFPPSYPPPHAQGPEVSRAQPPQQVGTKRQNHHAPPPMIQGHPNLHVHPPSPPPVSPKGPSDGSKRPRVSPTLPPIPPETEPKAPSTHPIWTLPPPPPNLDCKSLVCPEPLTDPPAGAPCACVLPIKVGIRLSVDLYSFFPLVSDFADEVGSGVHMARRQVRVMGANVAGDQPDKTVVLVHLVPMHVNFDKATALSTFQTLWSKKISLKPSVFGDYEILYVVYPGLPPSPPSAPAGAFGNSRNARAMKPLGVDVGKPKRKVNGSVIAIAALSTVIALIICIVAAWLLILKFRDSDDIAQGYPHSAIPKISRSSGTCNTLLAGRRSTQSGPSSSLGSSMAAYTGQAKTFKFAEIEKATNGFDDSSILGEGGFGCVYQGTLEDGTTVAVKVLKRFDGQGEREFLAEVEMLGRLHHRNLVKLLGICVEENARCLVYELIPNGSVESHLHGADREIAPLDWNARMKIALGAGRALAYLHEDSSPCVIHRDFKSSNILLEHDFTPKVSDFGLARTARGEGNQHISTRVMGTFGYVAPEYAMTGHLLVKSDVYSYGVVLLELLTGRKPVDMSQPAGQESLVAWARPYLTNVVGLRQAVDPLLGPNVPLDNVAKAAAIASMCVQPEVAHRPSMSEVVQALKLVCSEGDEGFGSGSFSQELAARTTAAHDVTGMEAERVLLSEMFGSTPVFTPAADSGSFRMQSISGPLMTGKNKKFWQRMRNLSRGSMSEHGASPDFETHSQCSNR; via the exons ATGCGGCGTCTTGCCTGCGCGCTGGTGCTGCTTCTGGCTTCTCTTCTTGGATCCACAG GTACTGATCTGGCGCCTGCTCCTGCGGTTGGTAATTCGCCTGTCGATCAAGGACAGGCTTCTAGTCCTCCTGGACCTTCCTCCGCCCTAGGTCCAGTAACTCTTCCAGCAG CACCCCCTTCTTCATCAGCAAACCCTCCCCTCCAGAAGGGAGCTGTGAGCCCTGCAGTTCCGGCTGAACCGCAGGCTGCACCGGCTCCGGTAGCCCCCCCTAAAG GTTATAATGCACCTCCTCCGGTTGAGTCTGCGCCACCTCCGGTCGTGTCTGCGTCTCCTCCAGCTGAGTCTGCGCCTCCTCCGGTTGTGTCTGTGTCTCCTCCAGTTGAGCCTGCTCCTCCTCCTGCTGTCACTGAGGGGGTGCCCCCGGCAGCAGCTCCTCCGCCGCAAGCTGCAGCTGGAAACCCCGCACCAATACTTCCTGGGTCACCTGCATTGCTACCTTCAGTTCAGGCTCCTACTCCATCTGTGGCTGTGAAGCCTAATCTGCCACTAGCACCTCCTGCTTCACTACCTTCAGTTCAGGCTCCGACTCCATCTGTGGCTGTGAAGCCTAATGTGCCACTGGCACCTCCTCCTTCAATACCTTCAGTTCAGGCTCCTGCTCCATCTGTGGCTTTGAAGCCTAATGTGCCACTAGTGCCTCCTCCTTCACTATCTACAGTTCAGGCTCCTACTCCATCTGTGGCTGTGAAGCCTAATGTGCCACTAGCGCCTCCGCCTTCTGTGAACAATCAACCGGTTAGGCCAATTGGATCAG GTAATGATGTCCCTCCGTATCCGCCACCTGAAGGCATTTTCCGGGCAGTTCCTCCTTCCACTTCAG TTCCTCCGGAACATGTGAAACCTCCAATTGCACCACCTATTATTGCACATGCACCTCAACAACAAGCGCAAGCTCCAAATGCCGAGCATAACAATG GAAACACGGTACCCCCAGCAAATACTTCCCCTCCTGCAAGTGGTAAGAACCATGACATTCGACCTGCACCTCCACCAAAGGAACCTAATACTGCACTGGTTCACAAATCACCAACTAGAG GGTTTGTGCCTGCAGCTAGTCCTCTGCCCCACAACACAAATATGCCTACACTCCCGAGGAATGCATCAACGGTTCCACATGCTCAACCCCCATCGTTAGGGGTAGCTCCTAAACCAGCACCCACTAGCAGATCTCATCCTCCGACACCAACGAAAGGAGAACGTCCATCATTTCCCCCATCTTACCCACCACCCCATGCTCAAG GTCCTGAGGTCTCGCGAGCTCAACCTCCACAGCAGGTTGGGACTAAAAGGCAAAATCATCATGCACCACCACCGATGATTCAAG GCCATCCAAACCTCCATGTGCATCCTCCATCTCCTCCACCAGTGTCACCAAAGGGCCCCTCTGATGGCAGCAAAA GACCTCGTGTTTCTCCTACTCTTCCACCAATTCCTCCTGAAACAGAACCCAAAGCACCATCAACTCATCCTATTTGGACATTGCCCCCACCACCACCTAATTTAG ATTGCAAATCGTTAGTGTGCCCAGAGCCTCTAACGGATCCACCCGCGGGAGCTCCATGTGCTTGTGTTCTACCAATTAAAGTTGGAATCCGTTTAAGTGTGGACCTTTATTCATTCTTTCCGTTAGTTTCGGATTTTGCCGACGAAGTGGGATCTGGGGTACACATGGCACGGCGGCAGGTTCGTGTTATGGGTGCAAATGTGGCTGGCGATCAACCTGACAAGACAGTAGTTCTTGTGCATCTGGTACCAATGCATGTGAATTTTGATAAAGCTACTGCCTTGTCGACATTTCAAACCTTGTGGAGCAAAAAGATTTCTCTCAAACCGTCAGTTTTCGGGGACTATGAGATTCTCTATGTTGTCTATCCAG GGCTTCCTCCTTCTCCACCTTCAGCACCAGCTGGTGCATTCGGCAACAGCAGAAATGCAAGGGCAATGAAGCCCCTGGGGGTTGATGTAGGAAAACCCAAAAGAAAAGTGAATGGGAGCGTAATTGCTATTGCTGCTCTATCCACTGTTATAGCATTGATTATTTGCATTGTGGCTGCATGGTTGCTGATACTCAAATTCAGGGATTCAGATGACATAGCTCAAGGATATCCACATAGTGCAATTCCCAAAATTTCCAGGTCTTCCG GGACATGTAACACACTTTTAGCTGGTCGCCGTAGTACTCAATCAGGTCCATCAAGTTCACTGGGGTCAAGTATGGCAGCATACACAGGGCAGGCAAAGACATTCAAATTTGCTGAGATAGAAAAGGCTACGAATGGCTTTGATGATTCGTCGATACTTGGGGAAGGTGGCTTCGGTTGTGTGTACCAAGGGACACTTGAAGATGGAACCACAGTTGCGGTAAAGGTTCTGAAAAGATTTGATGGCCAAGGTGAACGAGAGTTCTTGGCAGAGGTTGAGATGCTGGGACGATTGCATCACCGAAATTTGGTCAAGTTGTTGGGCATATGCGTAGAGGAGAACGCGCGGTGTCTGGTATATGAACTTATTCCAAATGGCAGCGTTGAGTCCCATTTGCATG GAGCCGATCGCGAGATAGCTCCACTTGATTGGAATGCACGTATGAAGATAGCCCTGGGGGCAGGGCGGGCACTAGCATATCTACATGAAGACTCAAGCCCTTGTGTGATTCATCGTGATTTCAAGTCAAGCAACATACTGCTAGAGCATGATTTCACACCAAAAGTTTCAGACTTTGGACTGGCCAGGACTGCGAGGGGGGAGGGGAACCAGCACATCTCCACCCGTGTAATGGGAACATTCGG TTATGTTGCACCGGAGTACGCCATGACAGGCCATCTTCTTGTCAAGAGTGATGTATACAGCTATGGAGTCGTATTACTTGAACTTCTCACAGGTAGGAAGCCTGTGGACATGTCTCAGCCTGCAGGCCAAGAAAGCCTAGTCGCATGGGCTCGCCCATATCTGACAAATGTGGTGGGCTTGCGTCAAGCTGTTGATCCACTTCTTGGCCCTAATGTGCCACTGGACAACGTGGCGAAAGCAGCTGCCATCGCATCCATGTGTGTACAGCCTGAGGTTGCACACCGACCGAGCATGAGCGAAGTTGTGCAGGCCTTGAAGCTTGTCTGCAGCGAGGGTGATGAAGGTTTTGGTTCGGGAAGTTTCAGCCAGGAATTGGCGGCTCGTACGACAGCGGCTCATGATGTAACTGGCATGGAAGCGGAGAGGGTGCTATTATCTGAGATGTTTGGCTCAACACCTGTCTTCACTCCAGCTGCTGATTCAGGTTCTTTCCGCATGCAGTCCATCTCCGGCCCTCTGATGACAGGCAAGAACAAGAAGTTCTGGCAAAGGATGCGAAACTTGTCGAGAGGTAGTATGAGCGAGCATGGTGCCTCGCCAGATTTTGAGACACACTCACAGTGTAGCAATAGGTGA